A window from Micromonospora terminaliae encodes these proteins:
- a CDS encoding helix-turn-helix transcriptional regulator, whose translation MLDGVTARAASTVLVGRQSELTGLREALGRARAGDPATVLVGGEAGVGKTRLLEEFGAHASATGARLLIGQCLELGEAGLPFAPFAAALRDVLRHDGPAAFGGYEAEFARLLPELARVPAGAAAPAGLPVSDTPRGYLFDLVADLFRRLAEERPLVLLIEDLHWADRSTRDLIGFLVRAARATRLLLVCTYRTDELHRGHPLRPFLAELDRARGVDRVELGRLDRDGTAAVLADLLGVEPAPRAVDDVHGRTQGNPFFIEELAAAGDPVGCAVLPETLRDLLLARVDRLPEPAQRVLRIAAAGGTRFAHQLLAEVAGLPEAELEDALRAAVAGQLVVADPDGDYEFRHALVREAVHDDLLPGEHARLHARYAAAIEAQPHLVAAGRAPAEIAHHWYAAHDHPRALLAARTAAAAAADRYAYAEQSRLLERVLELWELVPDAAERLGMDHLRVLEETLAAATTAGDYNRALTLTRAGLAEVDTEAEPLRAAGLLYRRGRHLALLGKSDGTAEVREAYRLAAGVPDTPERVRLLADIAAHLVKIDPEQAASVADEAMAAAEAVGEDVALLPTRIALLCRTDKAPDLGLSELRRAEALARATGNAPALVSALVYLSDVLYELGRYAESEEAAAAGVSEARRVGISRSTGAYLLSNRAEALIALGRWDEADVACAEAARIDPPGVSGLHWLQLRAGLRLARAHPAADELVGRALAFLARPYLWPNHRLPLRELRIEAALAADDKVAALAASRAALADERLVDLPREAWPVLSAVARAAALVGDAGLAAEASAVAAELPVRYPAEEAHAAQVTAILTGVGPGPASGGGPASGGGPVSGGGLVSGGGPASDLGAGGGAPVAPVQRQGAPAGRDGAALPAWRAAVARWRAVGQPYPLGRALLALAEAAAAAGERDEVADAVREAADIATRLGATPLGEQAATLARRVGLRGTGRPGPDLLTSREQEVLRLVAEGHSNSRIAERLFISPKTASVHVSRIIAKLDVTNRVEAAALAHRLGLLDLAPPATPAQRRGR comes from the coding sequence ATGCTCGACGGCGTGACCGCACGCGCCGCCAGCACCGTCCTCGTGGGCCGCCAGTCCGAGCTGACCGGGCTGCGCGAGGCGCTCGGCCGGGCCCGGGCCGGGGACCCGGCGACCGTGCTGGTGGGCGGCGAGGCCGGGGTCGGCAAGACCCGGCTGCTGGAGGAGTTCGGCGCGCACGCCTCCGCGACCGGCGCGCGGCTGCTCATCGGCCAGTGCCTGGAACTCGGCGAGGCCGGCCTGCCCTTCGCGCCGTTCGCCGCCGCGCTGCGCGACGTGCTGCGCCACGACGGCCCGGCGGCCTTCGGCGGCTACGAGGCGGAGTTCGCCCGGCTGCTTCCCGAGCTGGCCCGGGTGCCGGCGGGGGCCGCCGCACCGGCCGGGCTGCCCGTCTCCGACACCCCGCGCGGCTACCTGTTCGACCTGGTCGCCGACCTGTTCCGGCGGCTCGCCGAGGAGCGGCCGCTGGTGCTGTTGATCGAGGACCTGCACTGGGCCGACCGCTCCACCCGGGACCTGATCGGCTTCCTGGTCCGGGCCGCCCGGGCGACCCGCCTGCTGCTGGTCTGCACCTACCGCACCGACGAGCTGCACCGTGGCCACCCGCTGCGGCCCTTCCTCGCCGAGCTGGACCGGGCCCGGGGCGTGGACCGGGTCGAGCTGGGCCGGCTGGACCGGGACGGCACCGCGGCCGTCCTCGCCGACCTGCTCGGCGTCGAGCCGGCGCCCCGGGCCGTCGACGACGTGCACGGGCGTACCCAGGGCAACCCCTTCTTCATCGAGGAGCTGGCCGCCGCCGGCGACCCCGTCGGCTGCGCCGTGCTGCCCGAGACGCTGCGCGACCTGCTGCTGGCGCGCGTGGACCGGCTGCCCGAGCCGGCCCAGCGGGTGCTGCGGATCGCCGCCGCCGGTGGCACCCGCTTCGCCCACCAGCTCCTCGCCGAGGTGGCCGGGCTGCCGGAGGCCGAGCTGGAGGACGCGTTGCGCGCAGCCGTGGCCGGCCAGCTCGTGGTGGCCGACCCGGACGGCGACTACGAGTTCCGGCACGCGCTGGTCCGCGAGGCCGTACACGACGACCTGCTCCCGGGCGAGCACGCCCGGCTGCACGCCCGGTACGCCGCCGCCATCGAGGCCCAGCCGCACCTGGTGGCCGCCGGCCGCGCCCCGGCCGAGATCGCCCACCACTGGTACGCGGCACACGACCACCCCCGCGCCCTCCTCGCCGCCCGGACCGCCGCCGCTGCCGCGGCCGACCGCTACGCATACGCCGAGCAGAGCCGGCTGCTGGAACGGGTCCTCGAACTGTGGGAGCTGGTGCCCGACGCCGCCGAGCGTCTCGGCATGGATCACCTGCGGGTGCTGGAGGAGACCCTGGCCGCGGCCACCACGGCCGGGGACTACAACCGGGCGCTCACCCTGACCCGGGCCGGGCTGGCCGAGGTGGACACCGAAGCCGAGCCGCTGCGCGCCGCCGGCCTGCTCTATCGGCGCGGCCGGCACCTCGCCCTGCTCGGCAAGAGCGACGGCACCGCCGAGGTACGCGAGGCGTACCGGCTGGCGGCCGGGGTGCCGGACACGCCGGAGCGGGTGCGGCTGCTCGCCGACATCGCGGCGCACCTGGTCAAGATCGACCCCGAGCAGGCCGCCTCGGTGGCCGACGAGGCGATGGCGGCGGCCGAGGCGGTCGGCGAGGACGTGGCCCTGCTGCCCACCCGCATCGCCCTGCTCTGCCGCACCGACAAGGCCCCTGACCTGGGGCTGTCCGAGCTGCGCCGGGCCGAGGCCCTCGCCCGGGCCACCGGCAACGCCCCGGCGCTGGTGAGCGCCCTGGTCTACCTCTCCGACGTGCTCTACGAGCTGGGCCGGTACGCCGAGAGCGAGGAGGCCGCCGCGGCCGGGGTGAGCGAGGCGCGCCGGGTGGGGATCAGCCGCTCGACCGGGGCGTACCTGCTGTCGAACCGGGCCGAGGCGCTCATCGCGCTGGGCCGCTGGGACGAGGCCGACGTGGCCTGCGCGGAGGCCGCCCGGATCGACCCGCCGGGCGTCTCCGGGCTGCACTGGCTCCAGCTCCGGGCGGGGCTGCGGCTGGCCCGGGCGCATCCCGCCGCCGACGAGCTGGTCGGGCGGGCGCTGGCCTTCCTGGCCCGGCCCTACCTCTGGCCGAACCACCGGCTGCCCCTGCGCGAGCTGCGCATCGAGGCCGCCCTGGCGGCGGACGACAAGGTGGCCGCGCTCGCCGCGAGCCGGGCCGCCCTGGCCGACGAGCGCCTGGTCGACCTGCCGCGGGAGGCCTGGCCGGTGCTCAGCGCGGTGGCCCGCGCCGCCGCACTGGTCGGCGACGCCGGGCTGGCCGCCGAGGCGTCCGCGGTGGCCGCCGAGCTGCCCGTCCGCTACCCGGCGGAGGAGGCCCACGCCGCCCAGGTCACGGCGATCCTCACGGGCGTCGGGCCGGGCCCTGCCTCCGGCGGTGGCCCTGCTTCCGGTGGTGGTCCCGTCTCTGGTGGCGGTCTTGTCTCCGGCGGTGGTCCCGCGTCCGACCTTGGTGCGGGTGGCGGCGCTCCCGTCGCACCGGTTCAGCGGCAGGGCGCCCCGGCCGGTCGGGACGGTGCGGCGCTGCCCGCGTGGCGGGCGGCGGTGGCGCGGTGGCGGGCGGTCGGGCAGCCGTACCCGCTGGGCCGGGCGCTGCTCGCGCTGGCCGAGGCCGCCGCGGCGGCCGGCGAGCGGGACGAGGTCGCCGACGCCGTCCGCGAGGCCGCCGACATCGCCACCCGGCTGGGCGCCACCCCGCTGGGCGAGCAGGCCGCCACCCTGGCCCGCCGGGTCGGGCTGCGCGGCACCGGCCGGCCCGGGCCGGACCTGCTCACCAGCCGCGAGCAGGAGGTGCTCCGGCTGGTGGCCGAGGGGCACAGCAACAGCCGGATCGCCGAGCGACTCTTCATCTCGCCGAAGACGGCGAGCGTGCACGTGTCCCGGATCATCGCCAAGCTGGACGTGACCAACCGGGTGGAGGCTGCCGCGCTGGCCCACCGTCTCGGGCTGCTCGACCTGGCGCCGCCCGCCACGCCGGCTCAGCGGCGGGGCAGGTAG